A stretch of DNA from Candidatus Cloacimonadota bacterium:
AAGTAAATTCATAGCTACTTTCACCTTGCTGTATATCATCAATATACCAGAAATAGAACAAAGAATCCTCGTCAGGATCTTCAGCTGTTATGCTAAATAATTGCTCAGTATTTTGTACAATTGAAAATGCTGTCTCTTCCGGGAAAAAATAAGTGATTACAGGTGCATGATTAGAAATAAACTCATCAGCTCCAATATCTGGATTTACTTCATCGCGAAGGTCGTAATCAAAATCTGTAATAATTCCTGTAATTGGTGTTCCTGCTCCGATGCAAAGGCTTGTTGAATTTAGATGTAAATCAGGAAAACTCAAATCAGGGTCACCTGTTATTGAATTCTCATCTCTTGGAGCATATCCAGGAGCGATTTGTAAATCCCCCAGTGTATTATAATAATTGCTGCCAATTCGTGCAACATAACGATTATCGGAAGGGTCATCAGAATTTACAGTCAGGAAATTATAATCGCTCTCTGCAAATGATGTCGCTGTCTTCAAGTAAATAGCACAATGATCATTATCACTTACATCACCTGTTCGTTCGTTAATTAAGATGTTATCTTTAAGAATGTTATCGCTCGCATCTTTATAGATTTTTATACAGTAAGAATCAACATACTCTCTAGTATTTACTCCACCAATATACATAGTATTATAGTAGATTTGGTTGTTCGTATTATCACCAGAAGACATATAAATACAATAAGGGGTATTAGCAGTAAGTCCAGGAACAAGATGTATAATATTATTATAGACCAGATTATCGTGAGAATTTGAAGTCATAAATATTCCATAAGGGTGTGCATTTGCACTATGTTTCAAATCGTGAATATAATTATGATGGATTTTTGTAGTTCCACTGCAGCTTGATGAACCAGCTCTTATTCCGTAAACAGAACTTCTTGCCTCTTCAAAAGTTTGACACACCTCATTTCCTTCAACATTACAATCAACAATATGTGCCCAAACATAAATGCCATATTTTTGAAAATCGTGAATAGTATTATTTATAATATTGAAGTTGCAAAGTTCCTTACCACTCTCTCCGTCCATAAATACACCATAAGTGGAGCCACCTATAACTTCGCAGTTTGAAAGTGTGAATGAATCCATACCAACAGAAGGAGATGGAACATCATAAGTTGAGCAATAAACAGGGGTTGACCAACCCGTATTGGTTGTAGTGCTAATGCTGTTAATGATCAGATTTTCCAATGTGATGTGGTCTGAACCGTTTGCAATCCATAAAACAAAAACATCATCTTCATTATTACGGAACCCATTTATTGTCATATTTCTACTATTTTCAATTGATTCATAAGGAGTTCCATTAAAGGTGATATAGTCTGAATTATGAATTTTAAATGCATAACTGAAATCTCCAGTTATTGTAATGTTAATTTCCACAGTTGCCCCAACATCTGGTCTGAAAACAACAGGATTCTCTGCTGTTGCAACAACATCAAGAATAGTTAAATTATCATTTTCATTATAAATTCCATCACGAATCAAGAAGGTTACACCACCTGCTCCAACTCCTTGAAAATTCAAATCATTGATTGCAGACTCAATAGTTGTATAATCAGGAGCAGTTCCACCAATATACTTAATGCCAGTAAGCTGTGCAAATGATAAGGAAGGTAATAATATCAAAAGGCACAACAAAGTCAATCCAATAAATTCATTTTTTCTTTTCATCTTTTTCTCCTATTATTTTCTTCAAGGAATTCTAAAGTTTTCAGGTAGTAGCTATTCATAGTTTTACTTATCTTTACATTCTTAATTTGCCTGCACCATTCACGATACAACTCGATTTCCTTCTTTAGTTCTATCAACTTTTCTGTGGAATCAGTGTCTAAATGGATATAACCATCGCTTCCTCCTGCCACCAAGAAATAACCTTCTTTTAAATGTTTTTTCAAGAATATGAGAACTGTTTCTTCTTCCCTTGGTTGGGGTGGAGTATCTCCAACTATAGCGACATCTATTATTTTTCCATTACCTTTGTCCGTGGGTTCCTCTATCCTGGAAAAGAGAAGATAGAATGTAGAATCTCTGTCTTTTTGTTTACTTTTCTCGGGAATTTTACCCTTCAACACCACTATGGGGTTGATACCTATACTGAATAATTCGTAACCTTTTATATCCACTACTGAGTCAATATTCGTAGTCTTACCAATAATTATAAGATCAGATTTAGCCTTCGTTTCCTCAATATACCGTGGCGGCGGAATTGCTATTGCATCGCGAAATGTCAGTAATATTACAATTGTTGTAATGCATATCAAAACTCCTTTTTCCGTTTGTTTTCTACGATTAAGTTTATGCATACCTAAAAGCCTAACATAATTTGATAATGCTTTGTACCATGTTACGGCATAAAATAAATCTACAAAATTACACTATCTAATTAAAACAAAATTTTATAAATAAAAAATAGTGTCAATAAAAAAATTTGTATGATCTAAAACTATTCAGTTAACTGAATAGTTTTAGATCAAAATCTTACCTTTTTTTGTAAGTTTTAGTGGTTACTTCAGCAAAATCGTCTTTTTAATTTTGCTGAAATCGTATATTTGGATTTTATAGAAATAAATTCCGCTTATTAAATTTGAAGCATCAAATTCAATTTTATGCTCACCAATGTTTAAATAGTTATCAACTAATGTTTTTACAATCTGTCCCTTTGAATTATAAATGGTAAGTTTCACATTCCCATTTTTCGGAAGATTGAATGAAATTGTTGTTTCTGTATTAAATGGATTAGGATAATTTTCAATATTGATTGCTGGAACTGGAATATCATTATCATCTATTGCCTCTTGTGTATAATCAACTTCAAGATAAGGATGCAGATTTGAATTTGTATATTCTTTTGAATAGAATTTACTCCATTTGTATCCTGATATTGCTCTGATTACAAATCCGTGATTTTCTATCTGACTATTAACCCACTCCTGAACAAGATTGGTAATATTTACTTCAAACCACATGCCATAATTTCCACCAGGACCACTAAAAGTGAAAGAAGCCCATATATAAGGGTTATATTGAATGTGTGTATGAGGGTCCCATGTTTCTTCATTCCATTCTTGTGTTATTGCGTAAAAGTATGTAGCTGTTGTGCCGCTCATTGGACAAGAGAAGAAACGATACAGATGTAGAGTTGCGTCTTCAATAGTTGCATTTTGTAATTCACTTAAATTAAATTGAATCATTATTCTTTCAAAATGACCTGCTCCTGAGAATTCTGCGACCCATAATTGATCAGATGTCGGTGGTGTGGTTGGATGCTCTACATCGGTATACATATCATCACAAGGTTCCATAAAGATTGTATCTGCATCTGCAAATACAGTAAGCCCTATAATTAAGACGGTTAATACTAAAGTTAAGTAATGTTTCATTTTTTCTCCTTTTCCCGATTTTTCGGGACAATTTTTTAGTTAATAATCGTGGTTAAAAACCACTCTGAAGTCTAACTATTAGTTTTTTTGCTTCCTTAAATTCATTATCAGGAACATCCACCGGCACCTCATAATCAATTCTAAGTTTGGTGTGTTCTTCATCCAATCCAAGGGTAATACCAGCTGTAAAATAACTGGAAACAAAATCATCACAGTAAATAGTATCATCAATAAAGGTAGC
This window harbors:
- a CDS encoding T9SS type A sorting domain-containing protein codes for the protein MKRKNEFIGLTLLCLLILLPSLSFAQLTGIKYIGGTAPDYTTIESAINDLNFQGVGAGGVTFLIRDGIYNENDNLTILDVVATAENPVVFRPDVGATVEINITITGDFSYAFKIHNSDYITFNGTPYESIENSRNMTINGFRNNEDDVFVLWIANGSDHITLENLIINSISTTTNTGWSTPVYCSTYDVPSPSVGMDSFTLSNCEVIGGSTYGVFMDGESGKELCNFNIINNTIHDFQKYGIYVWAHIVDCNVEGNEVCQTFEEARSSVYGIRAGSSSCSGTTKIHHNYIHDLKHSANAHPYGIFMTSNSHDNLVYNNIIHLVPGLTANTPYCIYMSSGDNTNNQIYYNTMYIGGVNTREYVDSYCIKIYKDASDNILKDNILINERTGDVSDNDHCAIYLKTATSFAESDYNFLTVNSDDPSDNRYVARIGSNYYNTLGDLQIAPGYAPRDENSITGDPDLSFPDLHLNSTSLCIGAGTPITGIITDFDYDLRDEVNPDIGADEFISNHAPVITYFFPEETAFSIVQNTEQLFSITAEDPDEDSLFYFWYIDDIQQGESSYEFTYTFSDTGNFVVKALVSDSELADSTLWDVTVTPGVAVDDNPELVNITKLSQNFPNPFNPTTTIEFTIESTEKNTEIEIYNIKGQKIRQYPIFNNQYSIVWDGTDMNGNRLPSGIYFYRLKSDNIISEVKKMVLIR
- a CDS encoding DNRLRE domain-containing protein is translated as MKHYLTLVLTVLIIGLTVFADADTIFMEPCDDMYTDVEHPTTPPTSDQLWVAEFSGAGHFERIMIQFNLSELQNATIEDATLHLYRFFSCPMSGTTATYFYAITQEWNEETWDPHTHIQYNPYIWASFTFSGPGGNYGMWFEVNITNLVQEWVNSQIENHGFVIRAISGYKWSKFYSKEYTNSNLHPYLEVDYTQEAIDDNDIPVPAINIENYPNPFNTETTISFNLPKNGNVKLTIYNSKGQIVKTLVDNYLNIGEHKIEFDASNLISGIYFYKIQIYDFSKIKKTILLK